A stretch of Aedes aegypti strain LVP_AGWG chromosome 2, AaegL5.0 Primary Assembly, whole genome shotgun sequence DNA encodes these proteins:
- the LOC5566098 gene encoding protein sarah isoform X1 codes for MIRAILSITPWHLFKTAELFFRRTKNNYRALSAKSTLLKISIMAQPIGTTGGDSGDLDENLFINPSDGLPNEHPALPSAYDSDNESNPVDDDLLEDLPTSIIVTNIHSEVFTSDELKARMEELFKTFSENTTFQWLKSFRRLRVNYDTAIAAANARIQLHQYPFGNSIITCYLAQPVTPVSNTNLKPPAPVKQFLISPPASPPAGWEPAEENEPLVNHDLLAALASLTPGEIHEIHAQSESHPGIVLHTAHGGAADDELNNRSSGGSSFDEDDDGSGIPRKGRIVQTRCPERQNST; via the exons ATGATTAGAGCAATACTTTCGATCACGCCTTGGCATCTATTCAAAACAGCGGAGTTGTTTTTTCGTAG AACTAAAAATAACTACAGAGCTCTATCTGCAAAAAGCacactattgaaaatttcaataatggCTCAACCAATCGGTACTACTGGGGGTGATAGTGGAGATTTAGATGAAAACCTGTTCATAAACCCGTCCGACGGCCTTCCGAATGAGCACCCGGCTTTGCCTAGTGCCTACGACTCGGACAACGAATCCAATCCAGTAGACGACGATCTGCTGGAAGATTTACCGACGTCAATTATCGTTACCAACATCCACTCTGAAGTATTTACCAGTGACGAGTTGAAAGCTCGTATGGAAGAGCTGTTCAAGACTTTTTCGGAGAATACCACATTTCAGTGGCTGAAAAGCTTTCGACGGCTACGGGTAAATTACGATACCGCCATTGCAGCAGCTAATGCTCGCATCCAGCTGCATCAATatccctttggaaattccatCATTACCTGCTACTTGGCCCAACCGGTGACTCCGGTTTCCAACACCAATCTTAAGCCTCCGGCTCCAGTCAAACAGTTTCTTATATCACCACCGGCATCCCCTCCAGCTGGCTGGGAACCGGCCGAAGAAAATGAGCCCCTGGTCAATCACGACCTGCTGGCCGCATTGGCCAGTTTGACCCCGGGAGAGATTCACGAAATTCACGCCCAATCCGAAAGTCATCCCGGTATTGTGCTACACACGGCTCACGGAGGTGCTGCAGACGACGAATTGAACAATCGGTCGTCCGGCGGAAGCAGCTTCGACGAGGATGACGATGGCAGTGGTATCCCACGTAAAGGTCGAATCGTACAAACCCGTTGTCCAGAGCGACAGAATTCCACCTAA
- the LOC5566098 gene encoding protein sarah isoform X2, with translation MAQPIGTTGGDSGDLDENLFINPSDGLPNEHPALPSAYDSDNESNPVDDDLLEDLPTSIIVTNIHSEVFTSDELKARMEELFKTFSENTTFQWLKSFRRLRVNYDTAIAAANARIQLHQYPFGNSIITCYLAQPVTPVSNTNLKPPAPVKQFLISPPASPPAGWEPAEENEPLVNHDLLAALASLTPGEIHEIHAQSESHPGIVLHTAHGGAADDELNNRSSGGSSFDEDDDGSGIPRKGRIVQTRCPERQNST, from the coding sequence atggCTCAACCAATCGGTACTACTGGGGGTGATAGTGGAGATTTAGATGAAAACCTGTTCATAAACCCGTCCGACGGCCTTCCGAATGAGCACCCGGCTTTGCCTAGTGCCTACGACTCGGACAACGAATCCAATCCAGTAGACGACGATCTGCTGGAAGATTTACCGACGTCAATTATCGTTACCAACATCCACTCTGAAGTATTTACCAGTGACGAGTTGAAAGCTCGTATGGAAGAGCTGTTCAAGACTTTTTCGGAGAATACCACATTTCAGTGGCTGAAAAGCTTTCGACGGCTACGGGTAAATTACGATACCGCCATTGCAGCAGCTAATGCTCGCATCCAGCTGCATCAATatccctttggaaattccatCATTACCTGCTACTTGGCCCAACCGGTGACTCCGGTTTCCAACACCAATCTTAAGCCTCCGGCTCCAGTCAAACAGTTTCTTATATCACCACCGGCATCCCCTCCAGCTGGCTGGGAACCGGCCGAAGAAAATGAGCCCCTGGTCAATCACGACCTGCTGGCCGCATTGGCCAGTTTGACCCCGGGAGAGATTCACGAAATTCACGCCCAATCCGAAAGTCATCCCGGTATTGTGCTACACACGGCTCACGGAGGTGCTGCAGACGACGAATTGAACAATCGGTCGTCCGGCGGAAGCAGCTTCGACGAGGATGACGATGGCAGTGGTATCCCACGTAAAGGTCGAATCGTACAAACCCGTTGTCCAGAGCGACAGAATTCCACCTAA